One window from the genome of Streptomyces cadmiisoli encodes:
- a CDS encoding Ppx/GppA phosphatase family protein, whose product MTRVAAVDCGTNSIRLLVADADPVTGELVDLDRRMTIVRLGQGVDRTGRLAPEALERTFAACREYAAIIKEHGAERLRFVATSASRDAENRDEFVRGVVDILGVEPEVISGDQEAEFSFTGATKELTGRTDLHRPYLVVDIGGGSTEFVVGDDHVRAARSVDVGCVRMTERHLVREGVVSDPPTEEQIAAMRADIEAALDLAEEKVPLREARTLVGLAGSVTTVSAIAQDLPEYDSAAIHHSRVSHDRVREITEWLLRSSHAERAAVPSMHPGRVDVIAAGALVLLAIMERIGAEEVVVSEHDILDGIAWSVA is encoded by the coding sequence GTGACCCGGGTCGCCGCCGTCGACTGCGGTACGAACTCCATCCGGCTGCTGGTCGCCGACGCGGACCCGGTGACCGGTGAGCTGGTGGACCTGGACCGCCGTATGACCATCGTGCGGCTCGGGCAGGGTGTCGACCGCACCGGCCGGCTCGCCCCCGAGGCGCTGGAGCGGACCTTCGCGGCCTGCCGCGAGTACGCCGCGATCATCAAGGAGCACGGCGCCGAACGCCTCCGGTTCGTCGCCACCTCCGCGTCCCGCGACGCGGAGAACCGGGACGAGTTCGTCCGCGGGGTGGTGGACATCCTCGGTGTCGAGCCCGAGGTCATCTCCGGTGACCAGGAGGCCGAGTTCTCCTTCACCGGCGCGACCAAGGAGCTGACCGGGCGCACCGACCTGCACCGGCCCTACCTGGTGGTGGACATCGGCGGCGGCTCGACCGAGTTCGTCGTGGGCGACGACCACGTCCGGGCGGCCCGCTCCGTCGACGTCGGCTGCGTGCGGATGACCGAGCGTCACCTGGTGCGCGAGGGCGTCGTGTCGGACCCGCCGACCGAGGAGCAGATCGCGGCGATGCGGGCCGACATCGAGGCCGCGCTCGACCTCGCCGAGGAGAAGGTCCCGCTGCGCGAGGCGCGCACACTGGTCGGGCTGGCCGGTTCGGTCACCACGGTGTCCGCCATCGCGCAGGACCTCCCGGAGTACGACTCGGCGGCGATCCACCACTCGCGTGTCTCCCACGACCGGGTCAGGGAGATCACCGAGTGGCTGCTGCGCTCCAGCCACGCCGAGCGCGCGGCCGTTCCCTCGATGCATCCCGGACGGGTCGACGTGATCGCCGCGGGCGCCCTCGTCCTCCTCGCGATCATGGAACGGATCGGCGCGGAGGAGGTCGTCGTCAGCGAGCACGACATCCTCGACGGCATCGCGTGGTCGGTGGCGTAG